The genomic window AGCTGTGCCCTTCCATCGAGCACAGCGCCAGGTTTCATAAGTCTTTGTGGCATGGACTGAGAATTCCCAATGGAAGTTGGGAATGTGCATCTCCTACAATGAAACGATAAATTGCTCTTGCGTGGCTCTGATTACCAAATCCACAGGACTCTGCAGTCTTTACCCTCTGAGACCTTTACCCTCCTACACCAATGAATTGCACTCTTCTGACCACTCTctacttgttttgttgttgttgttgttttgtatgtTAATCCTCCAGGACACATGCTATGACCCCACTCTATTTCTTGAAACAACTTCCTCCTCAGTTTATCTGATGCCTCCCTTTCCCGTGCATCCACTGTGGAAACATAGGGTTCCTCGGGATGTTATCCTGCACCCTCTTCTCCCCTTGCTCCTCCTCCAAGGCCATTTGATTTAACACAAGGCTTTAATTACTGACAGCTTCAAATCCTAATTTCCAGATTTGTCCTCTCACCTGAATTCCACTCTTCTTCATATGCTTATAGTCATCTTGACCTGGATGTCCCCAAACACCTCAGTTTCAGTATGTGCAAATCGCCATCCCCGAACTCCAAATCCCAGCACTCCACCTCTCCCCTCACATAGCTGCTCTTTGCTAGGGCTTCCTCCACACCGTCTCACATATGTATTCTTTCAGACTGTTGGATCATGGAGGGCCTTGTAGGACAGGCTTAGATGACTGGGGGCTAAGGGGGACAAACCCTATAGGGTTTTAAGTAGGAGAATGTCTTGGTCAAATTTTCATTTGTGAAAAAGTACCACAGCTGCTATGTCAAGGCTGGATTATAGGATTTCAAAGGTGAGGCAAGGAGAATAGTAGAATAATCATAATAGTTTTTTATGTGCCAAGCATCATTCTAAATGTCTTACATATACTAACTTATTTAaacctcacagcaaccctgtgaaGTAAATAGtactatcatccccattttaaagttggagaaactgagacacagcaAAATTAATTAACTTGGTCAAGGTCACACGATAACAATTggcaaaactgaaatttaaacaCAAGTAGTCTATCTGCAGAGATAGGTATCTATTAACCAAGACATTATATTGTCTCCTGGTTAAGGTGCTGAGAAGATATGAAAGTGAGATCATGGGGTACTGGAAGACAGAGTAGATTCAAGTTATTGATTGATCAATTGATtgattgagactgagtcttgatccatcacccaggctggagtgcagtggcacaacctcggctcactgaaacctctgcctccctggtttgagggattctcgtgcctcagccccctgagtagctgggtttacaggtgcatgccaaccatgcccaactaagttttgtattttggtagagacaggattttgccatattggccaggctgatctcaaactcctgatctcaagtgatcttcctgccctggcatcccaaagtgctaggattacaggcatgagccaccttgcctggccagattcaagtgattttgaAGGAGGCAGAATAGGCAAACCTTGGAGCCTAGAGTAgaagatgagagagagggaggaattgGGAAGAGGCCCCTTGTCCAGGCTGGCTGATTCAAAAAGGGTAGTAGCAGGATGAAAAGTGGCTGGCACAGTGGATTCAGACTAAACTCAGAAGGTTGCCTTAGGTGGGACATGGGCTACATCTCAGTGTTTAAGACAATTGTAGGCCTGGCTGGGTTTGGGGTCTGGCTTGAGGACAGTCTGTGAGGGTCAGCTTTGTGCCGGGAATCGGAAGAGAAACATGTAGGGGATCCCAGATCCTGGAGTAGAGTAAGAAGTAACACTATTTGACATCTCCACTCCTATTATCCAGCAGACAAATGCAGCCCAAACTACCTGGGCAGTAACCGGTACAACACATGGAGGATGGAACCTTACAACAGCAGCTGCTGTAACAAGTATACCACCTACCTTCCTCGGCTGCCTAAGGTATCTACTGCACCCTGCACAGATGCCTGGGGACTGGGACACGCATACCCCACCACCTCCCAAACCACAGTGACTGATATTTCACCATTAGGTCATCATTGCTTTCCCAACAAATGCACCAGGGctcttccccatctgtgaaactagagtttgtattttttttttttttttttttagatagagtctcactctatcacccaggctggagtgcagtggcacaatctcggctcactgcaacctctgcctcctgggttcaagcaattctgctgcctcagactcccgagcagctgggattataggcatgtgccatcacacctggctaatttttgtatttttagtagagtcggggatgttgccatgttggccaggctggtcttggactcctggcctcaagtgatctgcctgcatcggcctcctaaagtgctgggattacctgcatgagccactgcgcccggccgggtttgaatttttttagttGCAAAAGGAACCCAGAAGTGGGGCTGTGCTGGCCCCCTGGCTCTCAGTCTCTGGGGATTGGGTGCCCTGGGCCCCAATCCCTGGCTGGGCTCTGTAGGGACATGGCTGGTGTGCACTCCATGATATGCTACTTTTCCGAAGCTTGCCAGCTGGCCCCTCCCCATATAGTCTGGCCCCTGTGATACTGGGGCTAGCCAAAGAGTCAGTGATACACTGCATCTCCCTGCTCCACCTTCTCctcctttgtgatgtgagcaCAGACGGAAGGAGGAAGACCAAGGCTACTTAGTAGCAGTGCAGATACAGGAGAGTCTTCCAAGGACATAGGAGAAGGTCCAGCCACGGCCACAGACTCAAGGGCACCCGAAAGGACCCAAAACCAGAGCCGGGGCTCTTAACTGCAGGCTGATGGCTGACCCTGGGTTGATGAACCCTTTTGAATTAGAACTTCCTCAAGAATCAGAATCTTTCACAAGTTCTTCACGGAATGGGCAAGCAATATTGAAAACCCCCTATTAGAGAGACACCCAGACACAGCTAAACAGAGTCAGCTAGACAAAGAGGGGTAAGATCAAAGGCAAACGCTGAGACAGGATTGTCACAGGCCAAGGAGCCAAACCTCATGCACCTTCAgctctccccatcccaccccgCCCCTGTAGGCAGCGTAAACACGTTGCCAGGCGACAGCCGCAAACACTCAGAGCCCTGGAGAGGTGGGGAGCTGCTGAAGGGCGGGAGAAAGCGCGGCGTGGCGATAGGTCTGGGTGTTCTGGGAGGACCCCTAAAAGGGAGCAGCTCTGCCAGGTCAGAGCTTGAGGTAGCATGTGTGCCACTTCCAGGAGGCCGGGATGGAGACAGCAGTTCGAGGAATGCCCTTGGAATGCCCTCCTAAGCCGGAGCGGCTCAATGCCTACGGTAAAGAGTGGTAGTGGGGCGTTGGAAAGAACGGGTGGGGAGGGTAGGGGAAAGCCGGGAGGAGGGCGGGATGGGGACCTGAAGTATGGGTAGGAGGCCGAGGGTCCTGGAGAGGATGGAACCCTGAATCTGTCCGTCCCTGCTTTTGTCTCCGCCTCACTCTGTGACCCGGCCTCTTCCCATGCCTGTGCATCTGTCTTGGGGTCTCCTGCGCTGGGGACCCGCGGGCGCAGAGCGCGAAGTGATGGTGAACATGCTGAACTCACTGTCGCGGAACCAGCAGCTGCCGCGGATCACGCCCCGATGCGGGTGCGTGGACCCGCTGCCCGGCCGCTTGCCCTTCCACGGTTACGAAAGTGCTTGCTCAGGCCGCCACTACTGTCTGCGTGGGATGGACTACTACGCCAGCGGGACGCCCTGCACCGACCGCCGCCTGCGGCCTTGGTGCCGGGAGCTACCGACTGTAAGGTTCGCAGGGCTCCGCCCGCCTCAGCCGGGCTCCACCCCACACAAGCCCCGCCCCAGAACCCCGCCCGCTTCCAGCTCGGCCCGCCTCAGTGCCGGCCCCCAGCCTGCTCTAGCACCGCGCGGCAGGCTCTCGACGCCGCGCCGTGTCCCGCCCTCGGGCTCCAAGGCCTGAACTAACaactgaggcgggagaaccaGCACGAAGGTTACTCCAAGTCCCCGACCCCTGTCCCTCTCAAACTGGgctcaaggtcagcctggcctcTCTATGTGCTCTGGAGGTCCCGCCGGAGGTTTTTGAGGAAGAAACCCCGCACATCAGTGGCATCCTCTTCCCACATCTCCTTGGCCCTGCCCCCTTCCCTAGACACCTGGCCCTAGAGACGCAGGTTCTAGCCTGTGGAGTGCCCTGCGTTCTCAGAAAAATGTCCTCTCTTGCTGGGCCCCCGTCACCGTCGGTAGTGGGTGCGGTCATTCGCGGGGGCTACGTGAGCCAGGAAATGGTGACCACTTTACCAGAATGGCTCTGGCCTCCTCGGATCCCGCACCATCTGCGGAGGTAGCCACTCTCCCGTGTTATTGCTAAGAAAACCGGTCCGAGCGCACAGCTGGAGCCCAGACTGCAGCGCGGCATTCGTCCTGCACCCGGCGGCAGCCAAGCCTGGGGGAACTTTGTCCGCGGTAGCCCTGAGAGCTGTGCAGTGGGGGTCCGTAGTGATCCCCCGCCCCTCTCCAGGCCGAGAGAGCCTGATTCATTGTGCAAGACTGAGTCTTGTCCCTCTCAAAGGCATAGGGGAGTGGGAAAGTGTCTGAGCCTCTAGGAAGCTCAGAAACGATGCCTCATCCTAGTGCTGGAGAAATTGCTGTCCAGTGGCGGGGATCCGGTGGTTCCAGGTCCTCAACGACCGGAGCCCAACCCTCCCCAGGGACCAGCGCTCTTCCCTGAACAGCAGAAATGAGGCCTTGCCGGGAGGGAGACTTCCAAGGGGGGTTCCCGAGTCGGTGCTGCAGTGGGGGTTTTGAAGggtgagaaaggagaggaggattTCCGAGCCTTGAGACGGACACCTTAAGTGCCGCCCAGGGGCTTGATCTAAGTCGGGGGATGAGAGTCAAAAGGCCCAACCCCTCCCTGCTCGCGGCTTCCTTCTTCTCCAGTTGTGTACCTCCCTACGAGCACCGGCCCGGAATGCAGTGTGCTGTTACAACTCCCCCGCCGTCATACTACCCATATCCGAACCTTAGGTAAGTCTAACGGGCACACACTCATTTGCACACGCACCCTGAAGTTTTGGTGAggcgggggctgggggaggatgGCTGGTAGATGGGATGAGAACGCCCCGCTGCGGTGCACTGACAGGCAGATACCACCAGGGGGAGCTAGTGCCATGGAGCAGTCAAAGGTGGTAAGGACAGAGGACCTTAGGACAGGGCTGGGAGGCCTGTATTGAAGGGTTACAGGTTGGCAGTGGGCTTACAGCCAAAGGCGTTGGGTTCAGAGCTTGAAGTAACGAGTAAGAAGTCGATGTTAAGGAAGAAATATTGGATATCAGCAACTTAACAGTAGAACCTAAGGTCAGGAGGTCAGTATTGGAACCCAAGTTCAGTGCTATAGGCAAAGTGTAGGGATAAGGTTAGCATTGCAAACTGGAGTCAGATATTCACTTTGACATATGAGGATCCAAAAGGGCTGACCCATCTCTTCCTGTAGATGGGACACAAGTCACTTCAAGAAGTCTGGTGGTCCCCAGAGAAACAACTATGTTATCCATCCTGAGTTTGTGTCTGAGACCTATCCTGACTATCGTTGCTGGTAGAGCCTGGGCTTGCTGGGCCACGGGGACAGAGCAATAAATAAACTCTTCACCCCCAAAGCCTGCCTCCTGTGTCCTTACCCAGCAGAATCTGGAAGTGAAGGGCCTGTCACTCGGGCCTCTACCAAACCCCTTCAACTGAGATGCAATTTTTCTCAAAGTCACCCTTCCCTGAGCCCTTccaaccccatcatctcagtatGTCCCTGAGTGCCCTCCTGACACAGAACAGTAGCCCTATATCCAGCTGCTGTCCTACTCCCCTGCATCCCAGAGCCCAAACGAATGTGTCCACCCTGCAATGCAGGCAGGAGCCATCTACTTCCCACCCCACGAAGACCCTCCAGCTAACATTTCTTCAGTATGCCCCCAAACTTAGATGCCCTCCCACTCATCAAAGGACCCAGGATCCTTCCTTCCACAGTCAAAGCCGTATCCCTACACCCAAAGCTCTTGATCTTTGCTTCCAGGAGTCCCTATCACAGCCTCCCAAAAGCCTCTCTGTGCTCAGACACCCTTGCTGCAAAGGTGTGTCCCCCATTCCAAGTCCAACTGgtgaaaacataattttgaagGGTCTCATGACCACGAAATTTCAAGTTGCAAAACAAAGCCCTGTTTCTCTGCCCCTCAGGGAGCGAGAGGGGCCATTCTAAAATCTCTGGGATCTTCAGTATTTTcctttctgcatcaattgatatgaAACCAGCtaggtccagtggctcacacctgtaatcccagcactgtgggaggctgaggcaggaagatcacttgagcccaggaattcgataacagcctggggcaacataaggagaccctttctctacaaaaagtttaaaaattagcagggtatggtggcacgtacatgtggtcccagttactcaggaggctgaggtaggaggggaTAGCTTGAACCAAGGACactgaggctgcagcgagctatgttcgcgccactgcactccatcctgggcgacagagcgagaccctctctcaaaaaaataaaatatgacccgacgtggtggcccatgcttgtaatcccagcactttgggaggctgaggcaggtagatcacctgaggtcaggagtttgagaccagcctgaccaacatggtgaaaccccgtctttactaaaaatgcaaaattagctgggtgtggtggcacgtgcctgtaatcccagttacttgggaggctgaggcaggagaattgcttgaacccggaaggcagaggttacagcgagccgagatcgtaccactgcactccagcctgggcaacaagaacgacactcaacaataaataaatataaaaataaaataaaaaagaaataaaacctcagAGTCTTGCCCAGCCCCCCGGGGAGAAGGGCATGGCGGGGCACGCCCACTTTTCCGCAGCTTGGGCGTTTCTAACTAAAGGCTGTAACTTAGGAGGAGGGGCTGGACCCTATAAATAACTAGTCTGGGGGTGGCGGTTGGGGAGGCGAGTGACATTGCAAAATGCCGAGCAGAAACCGGTCTTCTCAGTCCCTGACCTCGGACACCGCTGGTTTGGTCCGGTGGGAACCGACAGCTTGGGCTCCCGGCAGGTTGGAACTACAGCTCCCTCCGTGGGGCCCTTGATTGGAAGCACCCTGCATTGGGCGCTAAGATAATCGCGGAATTCCGCCACCACTTTTCCACATGGAAAACTGAGGGCTTGTGAGAGCGTTATACCGATATGGCCTCCACCTGCCCAAATCAGGAAAAAAGGAATTCCAATGGCGAGCCCTGCTCCTTTACCCTGCAGCTCTCTCCCTCTCATTCTCATTTCAAACCTAGCCTAGAGGTGCAAGAACCCCAACCTTCCGCAGCTGCTCCTTTCTGCAGAACTACATGTCCCAGCAGGCCTGGGGTCGAGCCCAGCCCGCTTGCGGTTAAGCAGTGGCCCAGCAGGGGCGGGCCCGCCGGCGGGAGTCGGAGACTCGGGACGCAGGACTGAGCAAGCCCGAAATGCCAGGGGCAGAGCACAGAGCAGTGGCAGGAAGGTGGGGCTGAGGGGCGGGGCCTCAGGTCCGCCTGATAACCTGGGAGGAGGGGTCGAACGTCAAGGGCAGGGCTGGACTCTGAGGCCCGAGGCGAGACTGGATGACTGGGGCGTGGCCGAGGAGCCCCAGGGCGGGGCCCGAGGAGGGGCTCAGCTGTACCCTGCCAGGCAGAGCCCCGCGCGGCGCGGTGGCAGCTTCACTCTGGTTCAAGCGCAGGGGATCGGCGGGAAGCTCCTTCACCCCCGGTTCTGCCGGGCTGTAACTGCAATGGGTGAGCCCAGCGGGAGGGCTGTGGGAGGCGGGGGGCTGCTGAAGGAGCACGATTCCTGAACTTTCGCTCCCACCGATGAATGGGTGGAGCGAGCCTGAACACCTGGGCCCATTTCACGGCCGCATTCCCGCCAGGCGACAGGTCCCTTGACCTCGGTCGGCCCCTCGGACAGTATAGCCTTCGGGCGGGCTGCTCGGGTGGCTGTGCAGTATTCCAGGCTGTGTAAGCAGTCACTTGATCCCCGCGGATCCCGTCGCCGGGCAGGAGAGGGAGATGGGCCGGATCGAGTTGCCTTTGATATTTCCATCCCCCCTCTGGGAACTGTGTTCAACTAACGATTCTACTTGGAATGGATTCCCCTCAGCTGAGCCGGGCGTGGCCCTCCCCCTTAGACCAGACTAGCCGTGGCAGCCAAGACTGAGGTTGAGGGTCCAGTGGGGAAAGGCTCAGCGGGCAGAGCCCAGGGAGGCCCACCCTGCAGACTCCACCTGCTAGCACTAGCCTTGGGTTGACTAGATGGCAGAGGCAGCAGATGAGAGGTCTCTGGCACCACTGTTAACACCAGAACCACAGACTTCCTCCCCCAAAGTCCCGGTACCAGATGCCATTAAAATTGCCCTCTCTGCTGCCCCTAAGAGGCTCTCGTGGTCGGCATGGAGCAAGCAGCAGCACCAGCCCTTGGAAAGACAGGCCTCACCATGCCCATCTGATGGAAGCCGGTCCCACCAGCTCAGCCCCAGGGCTCCTTTCTGCTACTGCATTCAGGCAGCCAGGTCAGATCATTATCTCCCATCTCCTAAAACTTAACACTGTGGGGAGCTGAGCTGGGATTTTAGATCCAGGCAGCCTTGCTACCTGGCTAACTTCAGACaagttcctttttctgtttgggccatgtttcctcatctgtaaaatggtcaCTGTACTATGTCTGCTGTTCCACATTGTTGATAGAACTGGATGCTGTGGTGGCATTTGGGACACTATCATGGTgcctggggtgggtgggtgcCCAGGCCTGTGGGCTTCTGTCTTTCATCAAAGAACGTCAGATTCCAGAAAATTAAGATTCTCAAAACCTAACTATTGGAAAGGCTTTTGAATCCACCTTGGTGGCctcttcctgcctccaggcctcATGAGATAGGCTGACTTCATATGAAAGTTTTGAGGATGAGGAAGTCTCTCTCCTCTTCAGATACTGACCCCCTCTCTCCTTATTTCCTTGGTGCCCAGAATGGGGCTTTGGTtatcttgaatgaatgaatataaactCACAGGTATGATCTGAACCACCTAAGGCCTTCTTTGGGTTCTGCTCAGCTTGAGGGCATCAGCTAAAGGCCACTGGCTGCATTTTCCAGGAGGGGTTTTCTAAGCTGTATCTATACAGGAATGGGGAGGAAAGCTAAGTCGTTGTAGACTGAGAGAAAGGGAATAAGAGTCTGTTCCAGACAAGCTTAGGCAGCTGGGGGCAGAGGGCACTGAGAATGAGGCCCTGAGCTAGCACCATGTGGGGAGTGCCTATGGGAGGAGCTGTGTATTGACATGTAGGATCAAATTCTGCTCTACACCTTACATTCTTGCATGGGGGAAGTGAAAAACCTGAGTAGTTCCGGCGTCCCCTTGGAAGTCCCTGGGGACTTAGAGACAGACACTGACATCTGGGAGGAGGCTAATTATTATTTGccagtctctttctcttcctctgagcTGGAGCAGTTGGGCAACCAACTGTCTGGCTGTGTGTATGCAAGTGTGTGCACCTGGGTGGTGCTATTTCTTTGTTGGACTCTGCTCTGAAGCCTGAGACAGGAACGGTCAGTGGCCTTGAGTGGCAGAGTAGGACACAATTCTTCCCCTGAGCCTGTGTTTCCCTGCAGtcatatctgttttttttttttgttgttattgtttgttttttgttttgttttgttttgtcacccaggctggagtgcagtggcacaatctcggcttactgcagcctcgacctcctgggctcaagtgatcctcccacctcagccccccaagtagctggaactacaggtgcgcaacaccatgcccggctatttttattttttttattttttttatttttggtagagacagggtttcaccatgttgctcaggctggtctcaaactcctgagctcaagcgatccaccctccttggcctcccaaagtgctaggattacaggcacgaggaCCATGCATGGCCTCATATCTGGATGTTTAGCATATAGTATGTCAGAGTTTATGTGTGTTAGTGGTAGTGGTGGGTGTCTGATCCCTGGAAAGCAGGTAGGTGGAGGAGGTGCATTGGCCGAAGCTAGGTGGGTGAAATCTCCTGAAGCAGGTGGCCTAAAGGATTTAGGCTGGGGAAGGAATGAGCTTGGTAATCACAAGATAGGACTGGCTGGAAATGGAATCAGAACAGTAGCTGAGAACACATCATGCCTCCAATGCAAAGCACTTTTAAATTTCATCATGGAAGTAATGAGCAGCTCTCGAAGCTAGGGATAGACATAGTTTGACAAGTGCTGTAGAAAGATCACTATGGTTGCTGTGATCAGAAGGCACTGgtgagaaagaggcagagaggccTGTTGGGGGAAGCGTTCAGTAATACAGGGGAAAAGTGACAGCGGCCAAACTATGACAGAAACAGGACAGTGGGTGAAACAGAGCTAGGAAGTAGCTGGCCCACAGATGTGGTGCCAGGAGCAgagcaggaaggcaggcagggaaaTGGATTTGGTGATGGATGGCTGACAGCAGGGTGAGTTTGAGGGCAAAGAGAAGCAGATGTGAGAAACAACTGGCCCCCATGCCAGGCTCCTGCCCCAGGCCCTAATGTCTGAACCCAACTCTACCTCCCTCCAAACCAGGCCCTGGGACTAAGTCTGGCTTTGGGTGTCTTCTTTAATCTCCAGATTTCATCAGGCTTTTGACTCAGGATAAAAACACATTCCTGAGctgttctcccttccttcctcctcttcccgcTCTGGGGACAGGGAAGCTAGCCTACCATCCTGTTAAGTCTCCAGGGGAACCAGGCgaggtggctaacacctgtaatcccagcaattatggaggcaagtggatcacctgaggtcatgagttcgaggccagcctgaccaccatggggaaaccccatctctaacaaaaatacaaaaattagctgggtatggtggtgtgcgcctttaatcccagctactcgggaggctgaggcaggagaatcacttgaacccaagaggcagaggttacagtgagctgagatcacaccactgcactccagtctgggtgatagagggaggctccatctcaaaaaaaaaaaaaaaaaaaaaaaaaagtctcaaggaGCTGGCTGGACAATGcaccctctcccaccccagccatCCACACCTCTAGGAGAGCAGGACTTCTCTAGCTCCTTCCCCATCTCTTCAGCCCGAACGGCCCCATGTGTGATCCGGGGAGGCCTGGCTTATCCCGTGATCCTGGAAAGCTTCCTGACCCTCTCAGGGTTCTTTTCTCCACTGGGAAAATAAGGATGTGTGCCATCTCCCAGTCGCATGCACCACCCCCCAGTCACAGACTCCTAATTTGGGCAAGCATTAGGACCCATGAGAAAGGGTGGGTTAGACACAGATTGTCCTAGTAAGGGTCTCACCTTTGAAACTCGTCAAGCCCTCAGTTTCCAGTATTCACCTTCCCAAAGTATACACCTCCTCGTAGCTTGCAGCAGCAAATGGAAATATCATGGGATGAGAAAGCTCAGttctatctctctctcctccttccagaGCAGGTTGAGATGAGCTCGGTCAGATAGCCCCACGGCCCACTCATTTCTTAGCAGCCCACTAATGCTCCAGAATCCTCAGGAGAAGAGCCAGGCCTATCCCCGCCGCCGCCGGTCT from Macaca thibetana thibetana isolate TM-01 chromosome 15, ASM2454274v1, whole genome shotgun sequence includes these protein-coding regions:
- the C15H9orf24 gene encoding spermatid-specific manchette-related protein 1 isoform X3 — its product is MFLFSRKTKTPISTYSDSYRAPTSIKEVYKDPPLCAWEANKFLTPGLTHTMEQHVDPEALQKMAKCAVQDYTYRGPISGHPYLPEKYWLSQEEADKCSPNYLGSNRYNTWRMEPYNSSCCNKYTTYLPRLPKEAGMETAVRGMPLECPPKPERLNAYEREVMVNMLNSLSRNQQLPRITPRCGCVDPLPGRLPFHGYESACSGRHYCLRGMDYYASGTPCTDRRLRPWCRELPTLCTSLRAPARNAVCCYNSPAVILPISEP
- the C15H9orf24 gene encoding spermatid-specific manchette-related protein 1 isoform X4; the encoded protein is MFLFSRKTKTPISTYSDSYRAPTSIKEVYKDPPLCAWEANKFLTPGLTHTMEQHVDPEALQKMAKCAVQDYTYRGPISGHPYLPEKYWLSQEEADKCSPNYLGSNRYNTWRMEPYNSSCCNKYTTYLPRLPKEAGMETAVRGMPLECPPKPERLNAYEREVMVNMLNSLSRNQQLPRITPRCGCVPPYEHRPGMQCAVTTPPPSYYPYPNLRWDTSHFKKSGGPQRNNYVIHPEFVSETYPDYRCW
- the C15H9orf24 gene encoding spermatid-specific manchette-related protein 1 isoform X1; translation: MFLFSRKTKTPISTYSDSYRAPTSIKEVYKDPPLCAWEANKFLTPGLTHTMEQHVDPEALQKMAKCAVQDYTYRGPISGHPYLPEKYWLSQEEADKCSPNYLGSNRYNTWRMEPYNSSCCNKYTTYLPRLPKEAGMETAVRGMPLECPPKPERLNAYEREVMVNMLNSLSRNQQLPRITPRCGCVDPLPGRLPFHGYESACSGRHYCLRGMDYYASGTPCTDRRLRPWCRELPTVSCVPPYEHRPGMQCAVTTPPPSYYPYPNLRWDTSHFKKSGGPQRNNYVIHPEFVSETYPDYRCW
- the C15H9orf24 gene encoding spermatid-specific manchette-related protein 1 isoform X2, producing MFLFSRKTKTPISTYSDSYRAPTSIKEVYKDPPLCAWEANKFLTPGLTHTMEQHVDPEALQKMAKCAVQDYTYRGPISGHPYLPEKYWLSQEEDKCSPNYLGSNRYNTWRMEPYNSSCCNKYTTYLPRLPKEAGMETAVRGMPLECPPKPERLNAYEREVMVNMLNSLSRNQQLPRITPRCGCVDPLPGRLPFHGYESACSGRHYCLRGMDYYASGTPCTDRRLRPWCRELPTVSCVPPYEHRPGMQCAVTTPPPSYYPYPNLRWDTSHFKKSGGPQRNNYVIHPEFVSETYPDYRCW
- the C15H9orf24 gene encoding spermatid-specific manchette-related protein 1 isoform X5 yields the protein METAVRGMPLECPPKPERLNAYEREVMVNMLNSLSRNQQLPRITPRCGCVDPLPGRLPFHGYESACSGRHYCLRGMDYYASGTPCTDRRLRPWCRELPTVSCVPPYEHRPGMQCAVTTPPPSYYPYPNLRWDTSHFKKSGGPQRNNYVIHPEFVSETYPDYRCW